One genomic window of Deinococcus peraridilitoris DSM 19664 includes the following:
- a CDS encoding cysteine hydrolase family protein: MTQEADRFNTAESNYKPGNQRDLSFPRGQTALLVIDPVNDFLSEGGAAWEMTKSTVKTVGVVENLKRAIQGAREHGVPVLLGPMAFTEEDYAEHNLQRLTAINRVMFEHKMFLAGSWGADFHPELQPQQSDIILKPHKVNDVFGTDLPEHLERLGITHLVIAGMTANLCVESTGRHAAELGYDVTYLTNAIGSESMPSYEAAVHVNYPLIGNVTMQVDEFLLALAPSEGASNTVQVGDTVLGSDHGEIGTVQEIIAATEDAEAHLIVPRGVILHKDMFIPLDAVVRRAGTTVFVNVPKLIVGNMPWSERPLHAKRREHLGPRAVDVTNVYGSKDPSGS; encoded by the coding sequence ATGACACAGGAAGCCGACCGATTCAATACTGCGGAATCGAACTACAAGCCCGGCAATCAGCGAGATCTCAGCTTCCCCCGTGGTCAGACAGCCCTGCTCGTCATCGACCCCGTCAACGACTTCCTTTCTGAGGGTGGCGCGGCCTGGGAAATGACCAAATCCACCGTGAAGACGGTGGGCGTGGTGGAAAACCTCAAACGGGCCATTCAGGGAGCGCGGGAGCATGGTGTGCCGGTGCTGCTGGGACCGATGGCCTTCACAGAAGAGGACTACGCAGAGCACAATCTGCAACGCCTCACCGCCATCAACCGCGTGATGTTCGAACACAAGATGTTCCTGGCGGGCAGTTGGGGTGCGGACTTTCATCCTGAGCTGCAACCCCAGCAGAGCGATATCATCCTCAAGCCCCACAAAGTCAACGACGTGTTCGGTACAGACTTGCCTGAACACCTGGAGCGGCTGGGCATCACGCACCTCGTCATCGCCGGGATGACTGCCAACCTCTGCGTGGAAAGCACCGGACGACACGCGGCCGAGTTGGGGTACGACGTGACCTACCTGACGAACGCCATCGGCTCGGAAAGCATGCCGTCGTACGAAGCGGCGGTACACGTCAATTACCCTCTCATCGGGAATGTCACCATGCAGGTCGATGAGTTCCTTCTGGCCCTGGCGCCCTCAGAAGGTGCGTCCAACACGGTGCAGGTGGGTGATACGGTCCTGGGCTCGGACCACGGGGAGATCGGTACGGTGCAGGAAATCATCGCGGCCACAGAAGACGCGGAAGCGCATCTAATCGTGCCGCGCGGCGTGATTCTGCACAAGGACATGTTCATTCCCCTCGATGCCGTGGTGAGACGCGCGGGAACCACCGTGTTCGTGAACGTCCCGAAGCTGATTGTGGGTAACATGCCGTGGAGTGAAAGGCCACTCCACGCCAAACGCCGCGAGCACCTCGGTCCCCGTGCAGTGGACGTCACGAACGTGTACGGCTCGAAGGATCCGTCCGGGTCGTAG
- a CDS encoding transposase family protein produces MDALLLALLHAVFPSGLKFRDLQVEIGAEQVHLQAASTSGSAPCPQCGTVSTHRHSHYCRTLLDVSWAGFGVLIKLDVRRFRCRAAQCSCQCLRRTTAGAHDTLRPAHHPLC; encoded by the coding sequence ATGGATGCGCTCCTGCTGGCCCTGCTCCACGCCGTCTTTCCCAGCGGCCTCAAATTTCGTGACCTACAAGTAGAAATCGGGGCTGAACAGGTCCATCTCCAGGCCGCGAGTACCTCAGGCTCGGCACCTTGCCCACAGTGTGGAACAGTCTCAACGCACCGGCACAGCCATTACTGCCGCACACTGCTCGACGTCTCCTGGGCCGGCTTCGGTGTCTTGATCAAGCTCGATGTGCGGCGTTTCCGGTGCCGTGCAGCCCAGTGCTCGTGTCAGTGTCTTCGCCGAACGACTGCCGGCGCTCACGACACCCTACGCCCAGCGCACCACCCGCTGTGCTGA
- a CDS encoding ABC transporter substrate-binding protein: MRRFWFTVLTASLALATPALAKTTLVFSYWGDPAELPPFQEIARNFMAANPDIEIQVQHAPWSGYWTKLDAQLAAKAGPDVMFITNVPTYASRGQLEPLDAYIARDKFPIQEFNPEFLRTHQLQGKLYSIPRDNDTMVLYYNKDAFDAAKVAYPNANWRWNDLRAAAIKLTERSGSRVTRYGLVLENNKWPTFVYQNGGKVFDDPLRPTKFMLNDAKGAQAIQFIADLINKDKVAPAFQEMAQIGDSTQLFSSGQAAMVMTNAARLTTFKNAPFKWAVAPLPSGPSGQKANTVGGAGFAMNANSKNKAEAWTFLKYLAGAEGQAIFAKAGGAVPAMNRNAQVRTAFNAPFKDIFLMESDRSGVYPNFAKYVQINNTLIGPALDTVWNGESTAAAALSKIAPNVNNLLK, encoded by the coding sequence ATGCGTAGATTCTGGTTCACCGTTCTGACCGCCTCGCTCGCCCTCGCCACGCCCGCCCTTGCAAAGACGACCCTGGTGTTTTCGTACTGGGGTGACCCGGCGGAACTTCCGCCATTCCAGGAGATCGCCAGGAACTTCATGGCCGCCAACCCGGACATCGAAATTCAGGTGCAGCACGCGCCCTGGTCGGGGTACTGGACCAAGCTTGACGCTCAACTTGCCGCGAAAGCCGGCCCGGACGTGATGTTCATCACCAACGTTCCCACCTACGCCAGCCGCGGGCAACTCGAACCGCTCGACGCGTACATCGCCCGGGACAAATTCCCGATTCAGGAATTCAACCCGGAGTTCCTGAGAACCCACCAGCTCCAAGGGAAGCTCTACTCCATCCCCCGCGATAACGACACCATGGTGCTGTACTACAACAAGGACGCCTTTGATGCGGCCAAGGTCGCTTACCCGAACGCCAACTGGCGCTGGAACGACCTGCGAGCCGCTGCCATCAAACTCACCGAGCGCAGTGGAAGTCGCGTGACCCGCTACGGTCTGGTACTGGAAAACAACAAGTGGCCCACCTTCGTCTACCAGAACGGTGGCAAAGTCTTCGACGACCCGCTGAGACCCACCAAGTTCATGCTTAACGACGCAAAAGGTGCGCAGGCGATCCAGTTCATCGCGGACCTGATCAACAAGGACAAAGTCGCTCCCGCCTTTCAGGAAATGGCTCAGATCGGCGACAGCACCCAGCTCTTCTCCAGCGGGCAGGCCGCGATGGTCATGACCAACGCCGCGCGTCTCACCACCTTCAAGAACGCGCCGTTTAAATGGGCGGTCGCTCCGCTTCCGTCCGGACCGAGCGGCCAGAAAGCCAACACGGTGGGTGGTGCAGGTTTCGCGATGAACGCGAACAGCAAAAACAAAGCGGAAGCCTGGACGTTCCTCAAGTACCTGGCGGGCGCCGAAGGACAGGCAATCTTTGCCAAAGCCGGCGGCGCGGTTCCGGCCATGAACCGAAACGCGCAGGTACGCACTGCGTTCAATGCCCCCTTCAAGGACATCTTCCTGATGGAAAGTGACCGCAGCGGCGTCTACCCGAACTTCGCGAAGTACGTGCAGATCAACAACACCCTGATCGGTCCCGCCCTGGATACCGTCTGGAACGGGGAAAGCACCGCCGCAGCCGCACTTTCCAAGATCGCTCCGAACGTCAACAACCTGCTCAAATAA
- a CDS encoding M20 family metallopeptidase produces MSNLEVSMVQFAQDLIRIPSLSGREDEIATRVTQEMERLNYDDVRVDEVGNVLGVIRGQESGPGWLLLSHLDHVDVGNHEEWPHPPYGAVIEEGRLYGRGAVDIKGSLAAQVYGAITVKPRRSVLVAAMVKEEIGGIGAAHFTRHLDMDVGLCLVGEPSQNSLMIGHRGVARFPVRFRGVAHHAGFARSQDNPHFALAEFLVRLRDAALPSHPVLGSSSIAPTVMNADTASGNLTPNVTRIILDWRTSSESETEMRCMMARLTEGLPAEYAVPPLWTTGPTGMHLPGFYTEPDHIAVQQIQRTLEQVLHHPASPGLWSFSTDGRYTHAQGIMTLGLGPGDPALAHTTAEFVAITELLDYTRVLSSMLSQTPASFGM; encoded by the coding sequence ATGAGCAACCTGGAAGTCAGCATGGTGCAGTTCGCTCAAGACCTCATTCGCATTCCTTCCCTGAGCGGTCGTGAAGACGAGATCGCCACGCGCGTCACACAGGAAATGGAACGCCTGAATTACGATGACGTGCGCGTGGACGAAGTCGGAAACGTCCTGGGGGTCATCCGCGGTCAGGAAAGCGGTCCCGGCTGGTTGCTGCTCTCGCACCTCGATCACGTCGACGTAGGAAACCATGAGGAATGGCCCCACCCTCCTTACGGCGCAGTGATTGAGGAGGGCCGTCTATATGGCCGGGGCGCGGTGGACATCAAAGGTTCCCTCGCGGCGCAGGTGTATGGAGCGATCACCGTGAAACCGCGACGCAGCGTGCTCGTGGCAGCCATGGTGAAAGAAGAAATCGGAGGCATCGGTGCGGCGCACTTCACACGTCACCTCGACATGGACGTGGGCCTCTGCCTGGTCGGCGAACCCTCACAAAACAGCTTGATGATCGGCCATCGGGGTGTTGCGCGTTTTCCCGTGCGTTTCCGCGGAGTAGCTCACCACGCTGGTTTTGCGCGTTCGCAGGATAATCCGCACTTCGCCCTTGCGGAATTCCTGGTGCGACTGCGGGATGCGGCCTTACCATCCCACCCGGTGCTGGGATCGTCCAGCATCGCACCTACCGTCATGAACGCCGACACAGCGAGTGGAAACCTCACTCCCAACGTCACGCGGATCATACTGGACTGGCGCACTTCCTCTGAAAGCGAGACGGAGATGCGCTGCATGATGGCGCGCCTCACAGAAGGTTTGCCTGCCGAGTACGCCGTGCCGCCTTTGTGGACCACGGGTCCAACAGGAATGCACCTGCCTGGTTTCTACACTGAGCCTGATCACATCGCCGTACAGCAGATACAGCGAACTCTGGAACAGGTACTGCACCATCCTGCGTCGCCGGGCCTGTGGTCCTTTTCCACTGATGGACGCTATACCCACGCGCAAGGCATCATGACGCTGGGACTTGGACCCGGAGATCCAGCGTTAGCGCACACGACTGCAGAATTCGTGGCGATCACCGAACTTCTCGATTACACGCGTGTACTGAGCAGCATGTTAAGCCAGACTCCCGCGTCTTTTGGCATGTGA
- a CDS encoding amylo-alpha-1,6-glucosidase, translated as MTINEIEQAYDAALEVLKACASPLGLKASALNQGYPHVWARDAPITALGALITGDEALLLACRASLITLGDHQSDLGMLPLNVDTRTGNVTTENAGAIDANMWFVLGHYACHRRTNDTAFLRAAWPRIQAALLWLRYQDMNDCGLLEAPEAADWADLYATRYNTLYANALYVGTLEAAGYLSAALGEDGAAHRVRANDVRRKINLLLWLDRPWDGQRFGAQLETLRALRLEWFLLHQQTATLTEKPYFLSWAGFREFGDTFDGFGNMLAILFGVASETQTRSILDYAHAAGTNDPAPLKAFYPPIYPGERDWRDYYRSRNLNLPDQYHNGGIWPFLGGFYVLALERAGNHDNAQSMLHSLARANKLGRTQPWEFNEWLHGRSGRPMGHPLQAWSAGMYVCAYHAVVHGETPLLPPCPARTADPWADPPST; from the coding sequence ATGACCATCAATGAAATCGAGCAAGCGTATGACGCCGCACTGGAGGTCCTGAAAGCCTGCGCTTCACCCCTTGGGTTGAAAGCCAGCGCGTTGAATCAAGGGTATCCGCACGTATGGGCCCGCGACGCCCCCATTACCGCGCTGGGCGCACTCATTACCGGAGACGAGGCGCTGCTGCTGGCCTGTCGGGCCAGCCTGATCACCCTCGGCGATCACCAAAGCGATCTCGGCATGCTTCCCCTCAACGTCGATACCCGCACAGGAAACGTGACCACGGAGAACGCCGGAGCCATCGACGCAAACATGTGGTTCGTGCTGGGTCATTATGCCTGTCACCGCCGCACGAATGACACCGCCTTTCTCCGGGCAGCGTGGCCACGAATTCAAGCGGCTCTCTTGTGGCTGCGTTATCAGGACATGAATGACTGCGGTCTGCTCGAAGCGCCCGAAGCCGCGGACTGGGCGGACTTGTACGCCACGCGCTACAACACCCTCTACGCCAACGCACTCTACGTCGGGACGCTCGAAGCGGCCGGGTACCTCAGCGCCGCCCTCGGTGAGGACGGCGCAGCACACCGGGTGCGAGCAAACGATGTGCGCCGCAAAATCAACCTGTTGCTGTGGCTCGATCGCCCGTGGGATGGACAGCGTTTTGGCGCCCAGCTTGAAACCCTCCGGGCACTCCGGCTGGAATGGTTCTTGCTGCATCAGCAGACCGCTACACTCACCGAAAAACCGTACTTCCTGTCGTGGGCAGGATTCCGGGAGTTCGGTGATACGTTCGACGGCTTTGGCAACATGCTCGCAATTCTCTTTGGCGTTGCCAGTGAGACGCAAACACGCAGCATCCTCGACTACGCCCACGCAGCGGGCACAAACGACCCGGCGCCGCTGAAAGCCTTCTACCCGCCGATCTACCCGGGTGAGCGTGACTGGCGTGACTACTACCGCAGCCGGAATCTCAACCTGCCTGATCAGTACCACAACGGCGGCATCTGGCCGTTTCTTGGCGGCTTCTATGTCCTGGCGTTAGAGCGCGCCGGCAACCATGACAACGCGCAGAGCATGCTGCACTCGCTGGCCAGGGCCAATAAACTGGGTCGCACTCAACCCTGGGAATTCAACGAATGGCTGCATGGACGGAGCGGACGCCCCATGGGTCACCCGCTGCAAGCCTGGTCTGCTGGCATGTACGTGTGCGCTTACCACGCCGTTGTTCACGGTGAAACACCCCTCCTGCCACCCTGCCCGGCACGCACTGCGGATCCCTGGGCGGACCCGCCCTCCACCTGA
- a CDS encoding ROK family transcriptional regulator, producing MNTAQQILSHLLTCGPASRAELARKLLLSKPTTSAVIEQLISRGVLAEIGQGHSTVGRPPMLITLNARHRLIAGVEVDAGRVQVALGDLRGVTIDVRDYPWASGQLGRHIRAALDDLAARHATSGVHTVALGLPGVVEAGRVRYAPNLPELETPGVLQELRDELGEATLLYNDVNLAAVSEARHDELLVYVAIGSGFGVGVTHGKTLLSGHRGRAGELGYLPTGVGTTLEDLLSERGLARLLGLHTEQLTEQLLPSEPVILQRPAAQPFFEGLTLALQVLSVTLDPARIVIGGRVGGRLFAHLPALRRQLEATLPFVPDLTVAADAERAVSLGALRMAAKHDVQDLLHALGTRDQRPVSA from the coding sequence TTGAATACCGCGCAGCAAATCCTGAGTCACCTGTTGACCTGCGGCCCGGCCTCACGCGCGGAACTCGCCCGCAAGCTCCTGCTGTCGAAACCCACCACCTCGGCCGTGATCGAACAACTGATCAGCCGTGGAGTGCTTGCAGAAATTGGTCAGGGGCACAGCACCGTCGGTCGGCCACCCATGCTGATCACCTTGAACGCCCGTCATCGCTTGATTGCCGGGGTCGAAGTAGACGCCGGACGTGTTCAGGTGGCGCTCGGCGATCTTCGAGGTGTCACGATCGATGTACGCGACTACCCCTGGGCTTCAGGCCAACTGGGCCGTCATATTCGTGCGGCTTTGGATGACCTGGCAGCACGTCACGCCACTTCAGGGGTGCACACCGTCGCTCTCGGCCTGCCGGGCGTCGTCGAAGCTGGCAGGGTGCGCTATGCACCGAATCTTCCGGAGTTGGAAACCCCAGGAGTTCTCCAGGAATTGCGAGACGAGCTGGGAGAAGCAACCTTGCTCTACAACGACGTCAACCTCGCTGCGGTGAGTGAAGCCCGGCATGATGAACTGCTGGTTTACGTCGCCATCGGGAGTGGTTTTGGGGTCGGCGTCACGCACGGGAAAACGTTACTGTCCGGCCACCGGGGACGCGCTGGCGAATTGGGCTACCTGCCCACCGGCGTGGGCACCACGCTGGAAGATTTGCTGTCCGAACGCGGGCTGGCCCGCCTGCTGGGCTTGCACACGGAACAACTCACCGAGCAACTGCTACCCAGTGAACCCGTGATTCTTCAACGGCCTGCAGCACAACCTTTCTTCGAGGGCCTCACCCTGGCACTTCAGGTGCTGAGCGTGACGCTCGACCCGGCGCGCATCGTGATTGGCGGGCGAGTCGGCGGGAGGCTCTTCGCTCACCTTCCCGCCTTACGTCGCCAGCTGGAAGCCACTCTTCCCTTCGTGCCGGACCTCACCGTCGCCGCCGATGCCGAGCGGGCAGTCAGCCTCGGTGCGCTGCGTATGGCCGCGAAACACGACGTACAAGACCTGCTGCACGCGCTTGGTACGCGCGATCAGCGTCCCGTGAGCGCCTGA
- a CDS encoding carbohydrate ABC transporter permease: MSKALGQPDRALAGKGRRSALPSMINWTVFLLLLAGALSMSAPFVWMISTSLKPAAEIFRYPPTLFTEQPQFGNYIRLFEVVPFARMMLNSLIVSISVTLLQLLVCSMAAFAFARLRFRGRETLFLLYLSALMIPSQVTLIPNFILVRNLGWIDSYAALILPFAFSSFGTFLLRQAFLTVPRELEEAARIDGATYAQVFWRVMLPLARPALGALGIFTFVAQWNNFLWPLITTTKPEMNTLTVGLSSLRGQYNTDWGLLMTGSVLAILPIFIVFIVGNRSFIKGITSGGFGGR; encoded by the coding sequence ATGAGTAAGGCGTTGGGTCAGCCGGACCGCGCACTCGCTGGCAAGGGCCGGAGAAGTGCCCTTCCCAGCATGATCAACTGGACGGTGTTTTTGTTGCTGCTGGCCGGCGCTCTCAGCATGAGCGCACCGTTCGTGTGGATGATCTCCACCAGCCTTAAACCCGCTGCAGAGATTTTTCGTTATCCGCCTACGCTGTTCACCGAGCAACCACAATTCGGCAATTACATTCGACTGTTCGAAGTGGTTCCGTTTGCGCGCATGATGCTCAACAGCCTGATCGTGTCGATCTCGGTGACGCTGCTGCAACTGCTGGTGTGCAGCATGGCCGCCTTCGCCTTTGCGCGCCTGCGCTTCCGCGGTCGTGAGACCCTCTTTTTGCTGTACCTCAGCGCGCTGATGATTCCGTCACAAGTCACGCTGATCCCCAACTTCATCCTGGTGCGCAATCTCGGATGGATTGACAGTTACGCCGCCCTGATCTTACCGTTCGCCTTCAGCAGCTTTGGAACGTTCCTGTTGCGTCAAGCGTTCCTCACGGTGCCTCGTGAGCTGGAAGAAGCAGCCCGGATCGACGGCGCCACGTACGCGCAGGTGTTCTGGCGGGTCATGCTGCCCCTTGCTCGCCCCGCCCTTGGCGCCCTTGGAATCTTCACGTTCGTCGCTCAGTGGAATAACTTCCTGTGGCCGCTCATCACCACCACCAAACCTGAAATGAACACACTCACCGTCGGGCTCAGCAGCCTGCGCGGTCAGTACAACACCGACTGGGGCTTGCTAATGACCGGCAGCGTACTGGCCATCCTGCCGATTTTTATCGTCTTTATCGTCGGCAACCGCTCGTTCATCAAAGGCATCACGTCCGGCGGATTTGGCGGGCGCTGA
- a CDS encoding molybdopterin-dependent oxidoreductase, with product MSYPYLQIECVTQCAGNGRAYYTNAGDIEGCQWEKGAVANSLWGGVRVQQLLERATPMPGAHYLTATGIDGRTPYEKSIPLSDVLEHGLLAYTLNGEPLGGVHGGPVRLLMPGFFATVNVKWLQRLTLTAHETHTKRSRNATASRTAMAGRGPAGNNPSKASSGAPWQARAFTAERWKSPAAPGMTGQRCWSGRTSGRTVD from the coding sequence TTGAGTTACCCCTACCTGCAGATCGAATGCGTCACTCAATGTGCCGGGAATGGCCGGGCGTACTACACCAACGCGGGTGACATCGAAGGGTGCCAATGGGAAAAGGGGGCCGTCGCCAACAGCCTGTGGGGTGGGGTGCGCGTACAGCAGCTGCTGGAACGCGCCACGCCAATGCCGGGCGCGCATTACCTGACGGCCACCGGAATCGATGGACGAACACCGTATGAAAAGAGTATCCCGCTCTCCGACGTGCTCGAGCACGGCCTGCTGGCCTACACCCTGAACGGCGAACCACTGGGTGGCGTGCATGGTGGTCCTGTTCGCCTGCTGATGCCGGGCTTCTTCGCGACGGTCAACGTGAAATGGCTGCAGCGCCTGACCCTCACCGCGCACGAGACACACACGAAGCGCAGCAGAAACGCTACCGCGTCCCGGACGGCCATGGCGGGACGCGGCCCTGCTGGAAACAACCCATCAAAAGCATCATCTGGAGCCCCCTGGCAGGCCAGAGCCTTCACAGCGGAACGCTGGAAGTCGCCGGCTGCGCCTGGAATGACGGGGCAGCGCTGCTGGAGCGGGCGGACGTCAGGACGGACGGTGGACTGA
- a CDS encoding carbohydrate ABC transporter permease: MTRSSMAVAEARSAWLFLAPSLLLFAVFVLLPVLAAFGISFTRWDLFTAPHFAGLQNYKDLIVRDELFHKVLRNTLVYVIGTVPVQMLLALLVALLLNRGVRGQTALRVIYFLPVVSSTVAVALIWSWIYNSNFGVLNALLSQLGVQDLPAWLNSSRYALPALIIVAIWQGLGYSMVLFLAGLQGISREVYEAGAIDGAVGWRKHYHLTLPLLSPTTFFVTIVSLIGSFQVFDLAFVMTQGGPANATNTIVYYVYQNAFQFYRMGYASAAAMILFAIILVLTLLQYRLQHRWVHYE, from the coding sequence GTGACCCGCTCAAGCATGGCGGTCGCTGAAGCACGCAGTGCCTGGCTGTTCCTGGCACCCAGCCTGCTGCTCTTCGCGGTGTTCGTGCTGCTGCCCGTGCTGGCGGCTTTTGGTATTTCCTTTACCCGCTGGGATTTGTTCACCGCGCCGCACTTCGCCGGTCTGCAAAACTACAAGGATCTGATCGTCCGTGACGAACTGTTCCACAAAGTCCTGCGCAACACCCTGGTGTATGTGATCGGCACGGTTCCCGTTCAGATGCTGCTGGCGTTACTGGTCGCGCTGCTACTCAACCGTGGTGTCCGCGGCCAGACGGCCCTGCGGGTAATTTACTTCCTGCCGGTGGTGTCTTCTACCGTGGCTGTCGCGCTCATCTGGTCGTGGATCTACAACAGCAACTTTGGTGTGCTGAACGCCTTACTCAGCCAGCTCGGCGTGCAGGACCTGCCTGCCTGGCTCAATTCGTCAAGGTACGCACTTCCCGCGCTGATCATCGTGGCGATCTGGCAGGGGCTGGGGTACTCGATGGTGCTGTTTCTCGCTGGTCTGCAAGGCATTTCCCGGGAAGTATATGAAGCGGGCGCCATTGACGGGGCGGTCGGTTGGCGCAAACACTACCACCTCACTCTGCCGCTGCTGTCCCCCACGACATTCTTCGTGACCATCGTCAGTTTGATCGGTTCTTTTCAAGTCTTCGATCTCGCGTTCGTGATGACACAGGGCGGGCCAGCGAACGCCACCAACACCATCGTCTATTACGTTTATCAGAATGCTTTTCAGTTTTACCGAATGGGTTACGCGAGTGCTGCCGCCATGATTCTCTTCGCGATCATTCTGGTGCTGACCCTGCTTCAGTACCGCCTGCAACACCGCTGGGTACATTATGAGTAA
- a CDS encoding transposase — translation MVRQTQVGTGTAKTIGVDDFAFRRGHIYDTIIVDLDTHQPIDVLPDRLAETLATWLRTHPEVETVVRDCSTDYAAGINEGCPAAQQVLDRPTGRAKPTLRLACPQEPSEALPFSFQGRSSHAKRRGSLA, via the coding sequence GTGGTACGTCAAACCCAGGTCGGAACGGGAACAGCGAAGACCATCGGCGTCGACGATTTCGCCTTTCGGCGCGGCCATATTTACGACACGATCATCGTCGACCTCGACACGCACCAGCCGATCGACGTGCTACCTGACCGTTTGGCGGAAACGCTCGCCACCTGGCTGCGGACGCATCCGGAAGTCGAGACGGTGGTCCGCGACTGCTCCACAGATTACGCCGCTGGGATCAATGAAGGGTGCCCTGCGGCGCAGCAGGTGCTGGACCGCCCAACGGGTCGGGCGAAGCCCACCCTCCGACTGGCATGTCCTCAAGAGCCTTCGGAGGCTCTGCCCTTTTCCTTCCAGGGGCGAAGTTCACATGCCAAAAGACGCGGGAGTCTGGCTTAA
- a CDS encoding amidohydrolase family protein — protein MKIIDAHVHYGHWDRLNTREAEAGFLEELSDVCAQVGIVKVGLLANPGRGNDALARALERRPDLVIAMGRLDLDRDPVSTVEDFYQRGFHGIKVIGVSRNYDDAAYYPFYEQAQARGLRILFHTGILGGPVDYLMGSQEDAWKAPPEGAEEEALVQRLGRNIRTRPYGFSSARMQPIYLDTIAFYFPELFMIGAHLGWPDYRTACAIARWRPRLYFDVSGGDVVHHHIIDGGYINREISPRKLVYGSDSDLRRIAADVKRWRDAFTEMGLSEADQERIFYRNAAHIFGLED, from the coding sequence TTGAAGATCATTGACGCGCATGTGCACTACGGTCACTGGGACCGCCTCAATACCCGGGAGGCGGAAGCCGGGTTTCTTGAGGAGCTCTCGGATGTCTGTGCGCAGGTCGGCATCGTGAAAGTCGGACTGCTCGCCAACCCAGGGCGAGGCAACGACGCACTCGCGCGGGCACTGGAACGTCGACCTGACCTGGTGATCGCGATGGGACGACTCGACCTTGACCGGGACCCGGTCAGTACCGTCGAGGATTTCTATCAGCGTGGCTTTCACGGGATCAAGGTCATCGGCGTGAGCCGCAATTACGATGACGCCGCTTATTACCCTTTTTATGAACAGGCGCAGGCACGCGGTCTGCGGATCTTGTTTCACACCGGCATTCTGGGCGGTCCGGTCGATTACCTGATGGGCAGCCAGGAAGACGCCTGGAAAGCCCCACCGGAAGGAGCAGAAGAAGAAGCGCTGGTGCAGCGCCTCGGCCGTAACATCCGCACCCGCCCGTACGGATTTTCCAGCGCGCGCATGCAGCCCATTTACCTGGACACCATCGCCTTTTACTTCCCCGAGTTATTCATGATCGGCGCGCACCTCGGCTGGCCTGATTACCGTACCGCCTGCGCGATTGCCCGCTGGCGGCCCCGGCTGTATTTCGACGTCAGCGGTGGGGATGTGGTGCATCACCACATCATCGACGGAGGATACATCAACCGCGAAATCTCACCGCGCAAGCTGGTGTACGGGAGCGACAGCGATCTGCGGCGCATTGCGGCGGATGTCAAGCGCTGGCGCGACGCGTTCACGGAGATGGGGTTGAGCGAAGCGGACCAGGAAAGGATCTTCTACCGAAACGCCGCGCACATCTTCGGGCTGGAGGACTGA
- a CDS encoding ROK family protein, whose translation MDVGGTHLRFALGDLTGQLTSRHRESIDQHNPVRQILRTVQHAERNLGQSLQHVVIGVAGVVQGDQLYDAPNLTALQTSGALGQLRNALPCPVTFINDANLAALGENLPDLAFIALGTGLGCGFVRGGKIMSGSRGRAGELGLLPYASEVGSTLEEVLSGPGIERLYALYGGSGDAHLALADPGEAALRTREVITDALSFLLSTIALSFDPEHLIFGGGVGLRCGPLLHSAWADACVRGIEMPIPRLTQLGDDAALRGGLHLASRLAQANKDTHDHQ comes from the coding sequence ATGGACGTCGGAGGAACGCATCTGCGTTTCGCCTTGGGTGACCTGACCGGCCAGCTTACCTCGAGGCACCGCGAATCCATTGACCAGCACAACCCAGTCAGGCAAATCCTCCGGACGGTACAGCACGCTGAACGGAACCTCGGCCAATCCTTGCAGCACGTCGTCATCGGTGTCGCAGGCGTCGTTCAAGGAGACCAGCTCTACGACGCGCCGAACCTCACGGCCTTGCAAACCAGCGGCGCACTCGGTCAGCTGCGCAACGCCCTACCCTGCCCCGTTACCTTCATCAACGACGCGAACCTTGCTGCATTAGGTGAAAATCTGCCGGACCTGGCCTTCATCGCACTCGGCACCGGTCTCGGCTGTGGTTTTGTTCGTGGCGGGAAGATTATGAGCGGATCCCGCGGTCGGGCCGGAGAACTGGGGTTACTGCCTTACGCGTCAGAAGTCGGATCAACCCTCGAGGAGGTTTTGTCCGGACCGGGAATTGAGAGACTTTATGCCCTGTATGGGGGCAGCGGGGACGCACACCTGGCGCTCGCCGACCCTGGTGAAGCCGCATTACGCACGCGGGAAGTGATCACCGATGCTCTCAGTTTCTTGTTGAGCACCATCGCGTTGAGTTTCGATCCGGAGCATCTGATCTTCGGAGGAGGAGTTGGTCTGCGGTGCGGACCTTTGCTGCACTCCGCGTGGGCCGACGCCTGCGTACGCGGAATAGAAATGCCCATCCCACGACTGACCCAACTCGGTGATGATGCCGCGTTGCGTGGAGGACTACACCTGGCGTCACGGCTCGCTCAAGCGAACAAGGACACCCATGACCATCAATGA